A section of the Clostridium sp. TW13 genome encodes:
- a CDS encoding ABC transporter ATP-binding protein — protein sequence MKFKHKKYKVIDYIIISVRVVPVTTIIMILLKVLVATVPSFLVLGSSKFVDTAIDIFKNGQVSRIYEPLFMLMLLVGFSWISAILYSLVKIRFNLKMNEAINTAVVKKRSIIAYEHIENNDTWDLIARVGEEPSEQMIKGFDNLISIFEYIVKIASLMLIIVSQVWWVGIAILIIAIPLFMVSFKSGKLDYDAFSESEKYLRRADYLRDVISSREGVEERALFGYADAIDRRWFEQFEIARKIEYKAEKQNFIKMKIASSITALLSMIIALSLLAPVSKGQITVGMYMSLVTAGFNLVQQMSWDLSYVMQQYSKNREFLKDLTEFSALKEVNGVDLLPDISVLEVPFETLEFRNVHFCYPGTDKKILNGLSMKLEKDKQYAFVGENGAGKTTITKLLTGLYDNYEGEILINGVDIKTIPQEKLKAYFSVVYQDFAKYYISLKDNVLLGGCGQTSDKLLGDETVKKVLGSMEMSEDIEILPKGIDTPLGKILEDGVDLSGGQWQRVAIARTLVSKSPINILDEPTAALDPISESKVYSLFKKVIQKKTTILITHRLGAARIADEILLVHDGVIEERGTHEELLNKEGRYAEMFEAQRSWYNE from the coding sequence ATGAAATTCAAACATAAAAAATACAAAGTAATTGACTATATAATCATATCGGTCAGGGTGGTTCCAGTCACTACAATAATTATGATTTTGCTTAAGGTACTTGTGGCTACAGTTCCAAGCTTTTTGGTGTTAGGAAGTTCAAAGTTTGTAGATACAGCAATAGATATTTTTAAAAATGGACAAGTATCTCGAATATATGAACCATTATTTATGCTTATGCTATTAGTAGGCTTTTCATGGATTTCTGCTATATTATATTCGTTGGTAAAGATAAGATTTAATTTAAAAATGAATGAAGCTATAAATACAGCAGTAGTGAAAAAACGTAGTATTATAGCCTATGAACATATTGAGAATAACGATACCTGGGATCTTATAGCTAGGGTAGGGGAAGAACCTTCTGAGCAGATGATAAAAGGTTTTGATAATTTAATAAGTATTTTTGAGTACATAGTTAAGATAGCTTCGCTGATGCTTATAATTGTTTCGCAAGTATGGTGGGTAGGAATTGCAATTTTGATTATAGCAATACCATTATTTATGGTATCTTTTAAAAGTGGAAAGTTGGATTATGATGCTTTTTCAGAGTCTGAAAAATATTTAAGAAGAGCAGATTACTTAAGAGATGTTATTTCCTCAAGAGAAGGTGTAGAAGAGAGAGCTCTATTTGGATATGCTGATGCTATTGATAGACGCTGGTTTGAGCAGTTTGAAATAGCTCGTAAAATTGAATATAAGGCAGAAAAACAAAATTTTATAAAGATGAAAATAGCAAGCAGTATAACAGCTTTGCTATCAATGATTATTGCACTTTCTCTTTTAGCGCCTGTAAGTAAGGGACAGATTACAGTAGGTATGTATATGAGTTTGGTTACTGCAGGTTTTAACTTGGTTCAACAAATGTCTTGGGATTTATCTTATGTAATGCAGCAGTATTCAAAGAATCGAGAATTCCTAAAAGATTTAACTGAGTTTTCAGCACTTAAGGAAGTTAATGGAGTAGATTTACTTCCTGATATATCTGTACTTGAAGTTCCTTTTGAAACTTTAGAGTTTAGGAATGTGCACTTTTGCTATCCTGGAACTGATAAGAAGATATTAAATGGACTGTCTATGAAACTAGAAAAAGATAAGCAATATGCATTTGTAGGAGAGAATGGAGCAGGTAAAACCACAATTACAAAGTTGCTAACAGGGTTATATGATAATTATGAAGGTGAAATACTTATAAATGGTGTAGATATAAAAACTATTCCACAGGAAAAACTTAAAGCTTATTTTTCTGTAGTGTATCAAGATTTTGCAAAGTATTATATTTCTCTAAAAGATAATGTGCTTTTAGGTGGTTGTGGACAAACTTCTGATAAGCTTTTGGGAGACGAAACAGTAAAAAAAGTATTGGGTAGTATGGAAATGAGTGAAGATATTGAAATATTGCCTAAGGGAATAGATACACCTTTAGGTAAAATATTAGAAGATGGCGTAGATTTATCTGGTGGACAATGGCAAAGGGTTGCTATTGCAAGAACTTTAGTAAGCAAATCTCCTATAAACATTCTTGATGAGCCAACAGCAGCCTTAGACCCAATCAGTGAAAGTAAGGTATATTCATTGTTTAAAAAGGTTATTCAAAAGAAGACTACTATTCTTATTACTCATAGGTTAGGAGCAGCAAGGATTGCAGATGAAATACTTCTAGTACATGATGGTGTTATTGAAGAACGTGGAACTCATGAGGAACTGCTTAATAAAGAGGGCAGATATGCTGAGATGTTTGAAGCTCAAAGGAGTTGGTATAATGAGTAA
- a CDS encoding CBM21 domain-containing protein — MKSKCLIKLMSGLVATTCLLAPIQASASTVATAKAQPTVAAATVTDQVVKLDSITSRSIANIHDDNNYWHAPYAVEEYTAYVLVENKSYDKTIVLHYIDADGVWKDSEKATYVETRSDGKELWVLHGFVGGNAIFAVNYKEANAWDNNNGLNYRLYNN; from the coding sequence ATGAAATCTAAATGTTTAATTAAGTTAATGTCTGGGCTAGTAGCTACTACTTGTCTTTTAGCTCCAATTCAAGCAAGCGCTTCAACAGTTGCTACTGCTAAAGCTCAGCCTACTGTAGCCGCTGCTACAGTTACAGATCAAGTAGTAAAATTAGATTCAATTACTTCTCGTTCTATCGCTAATATTCATGATGATAATAATTATTGGCATGCACCATACGCCGTAGAAGAATATACTGCCTATGTATTAGTAGAGAATAAAAGCTATGATAAAACTATAGTTTTACACTACATTGATGCTGACGGGGTTTGGAAAGATTCTGAAAAAGCTACCTATGTTGAAACCAGAAGTGATGGAAAAGAACTTTGGGTTCTTCACGGTTTTGTTGGCGGAAATGCTATATTTGCTGTAAACTATAAAGAAGCTAATGCTTGGGATAATAATAATGGTTTAAATTATAGATTATATAATAATTAA
- a CDS encoding class I SAM-dependent methyltransferase: protein MKLIFRQTQLYKFVNFCNGSNLDKIVLDCGAGGNCPPLALFSDFGYKTYGIEMSESQIEKAEEFSKEHGIELNIRKGDIRNLPFQDESISFVYSYNTIFHMTKEDITKAVNEIKRVLKPGGICFVNFLTLEDGDYGVGEKVGEGEYLQDEGGEKVIHTYYSAEEAESHFEDMYILYKENRVLERIYEGERIQQGYIDFIVQKSK, encoded by the coding sequence ATGAAGTTAATATTTAGACAAACCCAGTTATATAAGTTTGTTAATTTTTGTAATGGAAGTAATTTGGACAAGATTGTATTGGATTGTGGAGCAGGTGGAAATTGTCCTCCTCTTGCATTGTTTTCAGATTTTGGTTACAAGACTTATGGTATAGAAATGAGTGAATCACAAATTGAAAAAGCTGAAGAATTCTCAAAAGAGCATGGTATAGAGCTTAATATCAGAAAAGGGGATATCCGTAACCTGCCTTTTCAAGATGAATCAATTAGTTTTGTGTATTCCTATAATACTATTTTTCATATGACTAAGGAAGATATCACTAAGGCAGTAAATGAAATTAAAAGAGTTTTAAAACCAGGCGGAATATGTTTTGTTAATTTTCTTACCTTAGAGGATGGAGATTATGGTGTTGGTGAGAAAGTAGGAGAAGGTGAGTATCTACAAGATGAAGGTGGAGAAAAAGTAATTCATACTTATTATAGTGCTGAAGAGGCTGAGAGTCATTTTGAAGATATGTACATTTTATATAAAGAAAACAGAGTTTTAGAAAGAATTTATGAGGGTGAAAGAATCCAGCAGGGGTATATAGATTTTATTGTTCAGAAGAGTAAGTAA
- a CDS encoding cation-translocating P-type ATPase, translating to MDKYFSKSTEEMLTKFNVTKNGLTDASVEEQRQKYGFNELVEKETDGVVKVFFSQFKDLLVVILLIAAAISAISGNLESTLVIAAVLILNAILGTVQHFKAEQSLNSLRALSSPKAKIIRNGHKQEVPSKEVVPGDILLLEAGDFVVADGRIIENFSLQINESSLTGESEAVLKTAETINEAELALGDQKNMVFSGSLVTYGRAMVLVTSIGMETEIGKIASLLHNTKEKKTPLQINLDNFSKKLAIGIMIICVVVFALNMFRGAKPLDALMFAVALAVAAIPEALSSIVTIVLALGTQKMANENAIIRQLKAVEGLGCVSVICSDKTGTLTQNKMTVKNLYVDSTNIPEDKINLSSPIQDLLIKMSVLCNDSTSKDGKEIGDPTEVALVNVARKYSLNELEVRSTYKRLAEIPFDSDRKLMSTLHNINGEVLMVTKGAVDVLLPRLTHIHTSNGLLEINDQYKKDIEEANKNFSSNGLRVLAFAYRKLDAARELSLEDENNFVFLGLISMIDPPREESAEAVKACIKAGIKPIMITGDHKITASAIAKQIGILDENGRSVEGLELDKMSDEELKQQISNISVYARVSPEHKIRIVKAWQDRGNIVAMTGDGVNDAPALKQANIGISMGITGTEVAKDASALILTDDNFATIVKAVSNGRNIYTNIKNSIKFLLSGNTAGIFAVVYAALVGLPMPFAAVHLLFINLLTDSLPAIAIGFESSLKDVLKDKPRKSDESIMTKSFLQEMFIEGFLIFFGTMAAFYIGYKTGDTAIASTMAFATLCLSRLFHGFNCRGDESVFRLGLFSNKYSWYAFGLGLVFLNSVLLIPGLSGLFQIAKLTVTQFASIYGLAVIPLIVIQTYKVLVADRK from the coding sequence ATGGATAAATATTTTTCGAAATCTACTGAAGAAATGTTAACTAAGTTCAATGTAACTAAAAATGGTTTAACTGATGCTTCCGTAGAAGAACAAAGACAAAAATACGGTTTTAACGAACTTGTGGAAAAAGAAACTGATGGAGTGGTAAAAGTATTCTTTAGTCAGTTTAAAGACTTACTTGTAGTTATTTTACTTATAGCAGCAGCAATTTCAGCTATAAGTGGAAACCTTGAAAGTACTTTAGTAATCGCTGCAGTGCTTATTTTAAATGCTATATTAGGTACTGTTCAACATTTTAAAGCAGAACAATCACTTAATAGCTTAAGAGCATTATCGTCACCTAAAGCCAAAATTATAAGAAATGGACACAAGCAGGAAGTTCCTTCTAAAGAAGTTGTGCCTGGAGACATTTTATTATTAGAAGCTGGGGATTTCGTAGTTGCAGATGGAAGAATTATTGAAAACTTCTCACTTCAAATAAATGAAAGCTCTTTAACTGGTGAATCTGAAGCTGTTCTAAAAACTGCTGAAACAATTAATGAAGCTGAACTAGCTCTTGGAGATCAAAAGAATATGGTCTTCTCAGGAAGCCTTGTAACCTATGGAAGAGCAATGGTTTTGGTTACTTCAATAGGAATGGAAACTGAAATCGGAAAAATTGCTTCTCTTCTTCATAACACTAAAGAAAAGAAGACTCCTCTTCAAATAAATTTAGATAACTTTAGTAAGAAACTTGCTATAGGTATTATGATCATTTGTGTTGTGGTATTTGCACTTAATATGTTTAGAGGAGCCAAGCCTTTAGATGCATTAATGTTCGCTGTAGCTTTAGCAGTTGCTGCAATTCCAGAAGCCTTAAGCTCTATCGTTACTATAGTTCTTGCTCTTGGAACTCAAAAGATGGCAAATGAAAATGCTATTATAAGACAATTAAAAGCTGTTGAAGGGTTAGGCTGCGTATCTGTAATTTGTTCAGATAAAACAGGAACTCTTACCCAAAACAAAATGACAGTAAAGAATCTCTATGTTGATTCAACTAATATACCTGAAGATAAAATCAATTTATCAAGTCCAATTCAAGACTTATTGATAAAAATGAGTGTTCTTTGTAACGACTCCACTTCTAAGGATGGAAAAGAAATTGGAGATCCTACTGAAGTTGCCCTTGTCAATGTGGCAAGAAAATATTCTCTTAACGAGCTTGAAGTTAGATCTACATATAAAAGACTAGCTGAAATACCTTTTGATTCAGATAGAAAACTAATGAGTACTCTTCACAACATTAATGGTGAAGTTCTTATGGTAACTAAAGGTGCTGTAGATGTACTATTACCAAGACTTACTCATATTCATACTTCAAATGGTTTATTAGAAATAAATGACCAATACAAAAAGGACATAGAAGAAGCAAACAAAAACTTCTCTTCTAATGGATTAAGAGTTTTAGCCTTTGCTTATAGAAAACTTGATGCTGCAAGAGAATTATCTTTAGAAGATGAAAATAACTTTGTTTTCCTTGGTTTAATATCAATGATTGATCCTCCAAGAGAAGAATCAGCCGAAGCTGTAAAAGCTTGTATCAAAGCTGGTATAAAACCTATAATGATTACAGGTGACCATAAAATCACCGCTTCTGCCATAGCTAAGCAAATAGGAATCTTAGATGAAAATGGTCGTTCTGTTGAAGGATTAGAATTGGACAAGATGTCTGATGAAGAATTAAAACAACAAATATCTAATATTTCAGTTTATGCAAGAGTTTCTCCTGAACATAAAATCAGAATTGTAAAAGCATGGCAAGACAGGGGAAACATAGTTGCAATGACTGGTGACGGTGTTAATGATGCTCCTGCTTTAAAGCAAGCTAACATTGGTATTTCCATGGGAATAACTGGCACAGAAGTTGCAAAAGACGCTTCAGCACTTATTCTAACTGATGATAACTTTGCTACCATAGTAAAAGCTGTTTCAAACGGAAGAAATATTTATACAAACATAAAGAATTCAATTAAGTTCCTTTTATCAGGTAACACTGCAGGTATTTTTGCCGTAGTTTATGCAGCATTAGTTGGTTTACCAATGCCTTTTGCTGCTGTACACCTATTATTTATAAATTTATTAACTGATAGTTTACCTGCTATTGCTATAGGCTTTGAATCAAGTTTAAAGGATGTTTTAAAAGATAAACCTAGAAAATCTGATGAATCTATAATGACAAAGAGCTTCTTGCAAGAAATGTTTATAGAAGGCTTCCTAATATTCTTTGGAACCATGGCTGCATTCTATATAGGATATAAGACTGGTGACACTGCTATAGCAAGCACAATGGCCTTTGCAACATTATGTCTTTCAAGATTGTTCCATGGATTCAACTGTAGAGGTGATGAATCTGTATTTAGACTTGGATTATTCTCAAATAAATATAGCTGGTATGCTTTTGGTTTAGGATTAGTATTTTTAAATTCAGTGCTTTTAATCCCTGGATTAAGCGGTTTATTCCAAATAGCTAAATTGACTGTAACTCAATTTGCTTCAATTTATGGTTTAGCTGTTATACCACTTATAGTAATTCAAACTTACAAGGTTTTAGTAGCAGATAGAAAATAA
- a CDS encoding endonuclease MutS2 → MNINTLEKLSYYKLKEMVKSYCVSGLGKNLIDKLEPSTSMKNVNRMLDETSEGRKLIDAGYIIPLEGVFNILPIVDRMEKGAILEPNELTLICDFLRGCRKIKRFMENKEDYAPTLNAYAENITDLDYIEEEVNRSIRGTMVDSNASKELKKIRKNIDICEARIKERLDKYLKSSGNKAYIQEFFVSLRNGKYTIPIKASFKNEVKGTIVESSSNGSTVFIELESISKFTSEMAMLKAEESIEEYKILAALTDMVFEKLRDIKINIEVISEYDMILAKAKYSKEIDGIKPKLNDYGYTKIVKGRYPLIKNCVPLDFENGNEYRTLIITGPNAGGKTVVLKTVGLLTLAVQSGFHIAALEGTEIAVFNKIFADIGDDQSVENALSTFSSHVKNLAEIMRNSNKSTLLLFDEIGSGTEPNEGAALAIAVLEEFYKRGCITVATTHYGEIKNFSSEHPDFENAAMEFRQETLEPLYKLHIGRVGDSNALYIAKKMGIPQSIIEKTKLYIETKKYDYNLVKESKISKEKEEKTQAFEYEYQVGDKVLLLDKNESAIVYKTRDKLNNLVVLYNKEFIEVNYKRVKLELRAEELYPADYDLNQLFVSFKTRKRERDIVRGSKKALKQIRKESELNVQWAEEGR, encoded by the coding sequence ATGAATATAAACACTTTAGAGAAACTAAGTTATTATAAATTAAAGGAAATGGTTAAATCATATTGCGTTAGTGGTCTTGGGAAGAATTTAATTGATAAATTAGAACCAAGCACAAGTATGAAGAATGTAAATAGAATGTTAGATGAGACTTCAGAGGGAAGAAAACTTATTGATGCTGGGTATATAATCCCGCTGGAAGGTGTCTTTAATATATTGCCTATTGTAGATAGAATGGAAAAAGGAGCTATATTGGAGCCAAATGAATTGACTTTGATATGTGATTTTTTAAGAGGCTGCAGAAAAATTAAAAGATTCATGGAGAACAAGGAAGATTATGCTCCAACGCTAAATGCTTACGCTGAAAATATAACAGATTTAGATTATATAGAAGAAGAGGTAAATAGATCAATTAGAGGAACCATGGTTGATTCTAATGCTAGTAAAGAGCTTAAGAAAATTAGAAAGAATATTGATATCTGTGAAGCAAGGATAAAGGAAAGGCTAGATAAGTATTTAAAAAGCAGTGGAAATAAAGCATATATTCAAGAATTCTTTGTTAGTCTTAGAAATGGGAAATATACTATACCAATAAAAGCTTCCTTCAAGAATGAGGTTAAGGGAACCATAGTTGAGAGTTCTTCAAATGGAAGCACTGTATTTATTGAGCTTGAATCTATATCAAAATTTACTTCAGAAATGGCAATGCTCAAGGCAGAGGAGAGCATTGAAGAGTACAAGATATTAGCTGCCTTAACTGATATGGTTTTTGAAAAATTAAGAGATATAAAGATAAACATTGAGGTAATATCTGAGTATGACATGATTCTTGCAAAGGCTAAGTATAGCAAAGAGATAGATGGTATAAAGCCAAAGTTAAATGATTATGGTTATACGAAGATAGTTAAAGGGAGATATCCATTAATTAAAAATTGTGTACCTTTAGATTTTGAAAATGGCAACGAGTATAGAACCTTAATTATAACAGGACCTAATGCTGGAGGAAAAACAGTGGTTTTAAAGACTGTTGGGTTATTAACCTTGGCAGTACAGTCAGGATTTCATATAGCAGCCTTAGAAGGTACAGAAATAGCTGTTTTTAATAAGATATTTGCAGATATAGGAGATGATCAAAGTGTTGAAAATGCTTTAAGTACTTTCTCATCACATGTGAAGAACTTAGCAGAGATTATGAGAAACAGTAATAAGTCTACCTTACTTTTGTTTGATGAGATAGGAAGTGGAACAGAACCTAATGAAGGTGCAGCCTTAGCTATAGCTGTATTAGAGGAATTCTATAAGAGGGGATGTATTACTGTAGCAACAACCCATTATGGCGAAATTAAGAATTTTTCTTCAGAGCATCCTGATTTTGAGAATGCAGCTATGGAGTTTAGGCAAGAAACCTTAGAACCTTTATATAAATTGCATATAGGAAGAGTAGGAGATAGCAATGCTTTGTATATAGCAAAGAAGATGGGTATACCACAATCTATAATAGAAAAAACAAAGCTATATATTGAAACAAAGAAATATGATTATAATTTGGTTAAAGAAAGTAAGATTTCCAAGGAAAAAGAAGAGAAAACTCAGGCTTTTGAGTATGAATATCAAGTTGGAGATAAGGTGCTTCTTTTAGATAAAAATGAATCTGCCATAGTATATAAGACTAGAGATAAGTTAAATAACCTAGTTGTTCTTTATAATAAAGAATTCATAGAAGTAAATTATAAGAGAGTGAAGCTTGAATTAAGGGCTGAGGAGTTGTATCCTGCAGATTATGATTTAAATCAATTGTTTGTGTCATTTAAAACGAGAAAGCGTGAAAGAGATATTGTGAGAGGCTCAAAGAAAGCTTTAAAGCAAATTAGAAAAGAAAGTGAACTTAATGTACAATGGGCTGAGGAAGGAAGGTAG
- a CDS encoding ABC transporter ATP-binding protein — MSNHSNKKNLSLLRVFAIIFPKVASISPKIFTFNYIMFALYGVLDVVSIFCMQLLFDKVADLTQKRGTLQSAILALLVLFLVKLFVEIASGIANFIGETYDMRTLGKLTHMINIKMSKLDPICFENPELLDDINKAYFGIRYASALVNIMMDILTFYSPYFLVMGIYLFKLKPILMISLLLVFVPVLLNQIIRSKVFSKLEDASAPLRRQNKYYESCVTSREYAKETRVLGATPYFMRLFKETLAQINKLKWKADVKTNLIELCMKLISLAGYAGILWLLFIALINKGISVGAFAAVFASVDSMFNIMEEIISGRLPYCSENLGKVQNFLKFLDLPERKTENQLSGEFSHGDITLENVSFAYPLSNKNAVENINLKISKGETIALVGENGSGKSTLIRLITGLYLHTMGEVKHNNISTKEIDPKILFNGISGVLQKFQRYQLSLRDNVVISEIDNKSKSDEDINIAIDEARIDIDKSVFPKGVETMLSREFDGVDLSGGQWQKVAIARGFYREHELIVLDEPTAAIDPIEETKIYNQFAELSKYNTAVIVTHRLGSVKFADRIVVMKEGKVVGIGSHENLLSSCPYYEEMWNSQAQYYTETV; from the coding sequence ATGAGTAATCATAGTAATAAAAAGAATTTATCTCTATTAAGAGTATTTGCAATTATTTTTCCAAAGGTAGCTTCAATTTCTCCTAAGATATTTACCTTTAATTATATAATGTTTGCCCTATATGGAGTACTTGATGTGGTCTCTATATTCTGTATGCAATTATTATTTGATAAAGTAGCAGATTTAACACAAAAGAGAGGTACATTGCAATCAGCAATACTAGCATTACTTGTATTATTTTTAGTGAAATTATTTGTAGAAATAGCTAGTGGTATTGCCAATTTTATAGGTGAAACTTACGATATGAGGACCTTGGGCAAGTTGACTCATATGATTAATATAAAAATGTCTAAGCTAGATCCAATTTGTTTTGAAAATCCAGAACTTCTTGATGATATAAATAAAGCTTATTTTGGAATTAGATATGCCAGTGCTTTGGTGAATATAATGATGGACATATTAACTTTTTACTCACCATACTTTTTAGTCATGGGAATATATTTATTTAAACTTAAGCCTATTTTGATGATTTCTTTGCTTTTAGTATTTGTACCAGTATTACTTAATCAGATAATACGTTCAAAGGTATTTTCTAAGTTAGAAGATGCTTCAGCGCCTTTAAGAAGACAAAATAAATATTATGAAAGCTGTGTAACAAGCAGAGAATATGCAAAGGAAACTCGTGTTTTAGGTGCAACACCTTATTTTATGAGATTGTTTAAGGAAACTTTGGCTCAAATCAATAAATTAAAGTGGAAGGCAGATGTAAAAACTAATTTAATTGAACTTTGTATGAAGTTGATATCTCTTGCAGGATATGCAGGAATCCTTTGGTTACTTTTTATAGCTTTAATAAATAAGGGAATCAGCGTTGGAGCTTTTGCAGCAGTATTTGCTTCTGTAGATAGTATGTTTAATATAATGGAGGAAATTATCAGTGGAAGACTACCTTATTGTTCTGAAAATCTTGGCAAAGTACAGAACTTCTTAAAGTTTTTAGACCTACCAGAAAGAAAAACAGAAAACCAACTTAGTGGTGAATTCTCTCATGGAGATATTACTTTGGAAAATGTAAGCTTTGCATATCCGCTTTCTAATAAAAATGCAGTAGAAAACATCAATTTGAAAATCTCAAAGGGTGAAACCATAGCTTTAGTAGGGGAGAATGGTTCTGGAAAATCTACATTGATAAGATTAATTACAGGTTTATATCTTCATACTATGGGTGAAGTTAAGCATAATAATATATCCACAAAAGAAATAGATCCAAAGATATTATTTAATGGAATTTCAGGAGTGCTTCAAAAGTTTCAAAGATATCAATTAAGCTTAAGAGATAATGTAGTTATTAGTGAAATTGATAATAAATCAAAATCAGATGAAGATATAAATATAGCCATAGATGAAGCTAGAATTGATATAGATAAATCAGTTTTTCCTAAGGGAGTAGAAACTATGCTATCTAGGGAATTTGATGGAGTAGATTTATCTGGAGGTCAGTGGCAGAAAGTTGCCATTGCTAGAGGGTTTTACAGAGAGCATGAACTGATAGTATTAGATGAGCCTACAGCTGCTATTGATCCTATAGAGGAAACAAAAATATATAACCAGTTTGCAGAACTTTCAAAGTATAATACTGCTGTGATTGTAACTCATAGATTAGGTTCTGTAAAATTTGCTGATAGAATTGTTGTTATGAAGGAAGGCAAAGTTGTAGGAATAGGTAGCCATGAAAATCTCCTTTCAAGTTGTCCTTATTATGAAGAAATGTGGAATTCTCAAGCTCAATATTACACTGAGACTGTTTAG
- a CDS encoding cupin domain-containing protein, with the protein MSNSEIKILNKNSINPQHKAEHESYEYTKYEVTKDGEDKHCHICFYEIPPLKANYPYHYHLNNEEVFYIISGNGILETPDGNKPISAGDVVVCPPSEKAAHRIINSSETELLVYLDYDTANYPDIAYYPHSNKVGILANGIPNKFYREGTNIEYYEGE; encoded by the coding sequence ATGAGCAATTCCGAAATCAAAATACTCAATAAAAATTCAATAAATCCACAACATAAAGCAGAGCATGAATCTTATGAATATACAAAATACGAGGTAACTAAGGACGGAGAAGATAAGCACTGTCATATATGCTTTTACGAAATTCCACCTTTAAAAGCAAACTATCCTTATCACTATCATCTAAATAATGAAGAAGTGTTTTATATAATTAGTGGCAATGGAATTTTAGAAACACCTGATGGAAATAAACCTATTTCTGCTGGAGATGTCGTAGTCTGTCCGCCATCTGAAAAAGCAGCACATAGGATTATCAATTCTTCTGAAACTGAGCTACTTGTTTATTTAGACTATGACACAGCTAACTATCCTGATATAGCATATTATCCTCACTCTAATAAGGTTGGCATACTTGCTAATGGTATACCAAACAAGTTCTATAGAGAAGGTACCAATATAGAATATTATGAAGGCGAATAA
- a CDS encoding VanZ family protein: MFLDRTFAFVIGLPILLILEVIRYKKSKEKESKFLNYREIGIIIFSLYIISLVAVTQFPFRTTITNYMDVNIVPVFNTIKDMSNIPSNMESFMIRFWIINIVGNLVLLMPLSILVPMLFKKFRSMKKTIILCFLVSVSIEFLQFLSMFCGNRRSVDIDDVILNTLGAVLGFFIFKYLQKIINKKCPQNYNLTM, translated from the coding sequence ATGTTTTTGGATAGGACATTTGCATTTGTAATAGGACTTCCGATTTTATTGATTCTAGAGGTAATCAGATATAAAAAATCAAAAGAGAAGGAAAGTAAATTCTTAAATTATAGGGAGATAGGCATAATAATATTCTCCTTATATATAATTTCTTTGGTGGCTGTGACACAGTTCCCATTCCGTACCACTATCACAAATTATATGGATGTGAATATAGTTCCTGTATTTAATACAATTAAAGATATGTCTAACATCCCATCCAATATGGAAAGCTTTATGATTAGATTTTGGATTATAAATATAGTTGGTAATTTGGTACTTTTAATGCCATTATCCATTCTTGTACCTATGCTTTTTAAGAAATTCAGAAGCATGAAGAAGACAATTATTCTATGCTTTTTAGTTTCTGTGAGTATAGAGTTTCTTCAATTTTTGTCTATGTTCTGCGGTAATAGAAGGTCAGTAGATATAGATGATGTTATTTTAAACACTTTGGGAGCAGTATTAGGATTCTTTATATTTAAGTATTTGCAAAAAATAATTAACAAAAAATGCCCTCAAAACTATAACTTGACAATGTAA